Proteins from a genomic interval of Agrococcus sp. ARC_14:
- a CDS encoding YbaK/EbsC family protein has translation MALPTKATGIQQQLLAMGIDREIIHFPEGVHTAKAAAAALGIEVGAIANSLIFWMADAPLLVMTSGRHRVDTVALAEQLGEGAIERATPEQVRAATGQVIGGVAPLGHPAPIRTLVDTALRDYPLLSAAAGTPDTVFMLSYAELLQITGGEERAVEL, from the coding sequence ATGGCGCTTCCCACCAAAGCAACCGGCATCCAGCAGCAGCTGCTCGCGATGGGCATCGATCGCGAGATCATCCACTTCCCCGAGGGCGTGCACACCGCCAAGGCGGCCGCGGCGGCGCTCGGCATCGAGGTCGGTGCGATCGCGAACTCGCTGATCTTCTGGATGGCGGATGCGCCGCTGCTGGTGATGACGTCGGGTCGCCACCGCGTCGACACGGTCGCGCTCGCCGAGCAGCTCGGCGAGGGAGCGATCGAGCGCGCGACGCCGGAGCAGGTGCGCGCAGCCACTGGGCAGGTGATCGGCGGCGTCGCGCCGCTCGGGCACCCGGCGCCCATCCGCACGCTCGTCGACACGGCGCTGCGGGACTACCCGCTGCTGTCTGCGGCGGCCGGCACCCCCGACACGGTCTTCATGCTCAGCTATGCAGAGCTGCTGCAGATCACCGGCGGCGAGGAGCGCGCGGTGGAGCTCTGA